From Acidobacteriota bacterium, a single genomic window includes:
- a CDS encoding DUF58 domain-containing protein encodes MADHSVFAFEPAFLARLERLRLLTRRVPAGGFKGEHRASHLGSGLEFADYRPYVEGDDVRHLDWRAYLRFDRLLLRMFEEHGDLAVYILLDCSHSMAPTPGLAGRRKFDAARRIAAALTYIALATLDRVTLAPYSGHVHQVLGPLHGSRQVWRALDYLANLDTGGETHLDRTVREVFAAGRRRGLVIVISDLLSDTTEGGLDLLLPLRHDVAVIQVTDHRDLEAPLDRDTTLVDSETGDSLRIHGAPNLLHRLEREAEAHREEIRARCTARGWSFIHAPVEASFEKLALGALRRGLLSRGR; translated from the coding sequence GTGGCCGACCACTCCGTCTTCGCCTTCGAGCCGGCCTTCCTCGCCCGGCTGGAGCGCCTGCGCCTTCTCACCCGGCGCGTACCCGCCGGCGGCTTCAAGGGGGAGCACCGCGCCAGCCACCTCGGCTCCGGGCTCGAGTTCGCGGACTACCGCCCCTATGTCGAAGGCGACGACGTGCGCCACCTCGACTGGCGCGCCTACCTGCGCTTCGACCGGCTGCTGCTGAGGATGTTCGAGGAACACGGCGACCTCGCCGTCTACATCCTGCTCGACTGCAGCCACTCCATGGCGCCGACGCCTGGTCTCGCCGGCCGCCGCAAGTTCGACGCGGCGCGCCGGATAGCGGCGGCCCTGACCTACATCGCCCTGGCCACCCTCGACCGGGTCACCCTGGCGCCGTACTCCGGCCATGTGCACCAGGTTCTCGGCCCGCTCCACGGCTCCCGCCAGGTGTGGCGCGCCCTCGACTATCTCGCCAATCTCGACACCGGCGGCGAGACACACCTCGACCGCACGGTCCGGGAGGTCTTCGCGGCCGGCCGCCGCCGCGGCCTGGTCATCGTGATCTCGGACCTCCTCTCCGACACGACGGAGGGCGGCCTCGACCTCCTGCTGCCGCTCCGGCACGATGTGGCGGTCATCCAGGTCACCGATCACCGCGATCTCGAGGCGCCGCTCGACCGCGACACGACCCTGGTCGACAGCGAAACGGGCGACTCGCTCCGCATTCACGGCGCCCCAAACCTGCTCCACCGCCTGGAGCGGGAGGCGGAGGCCCACCGCGAGGAGATCCGCGCCCGCTGCACCGCCCGCGGCTGGTCCTTCATCCACGCCCCGGTCGAGGCGTCCTTCGAGAAACTGGCGCTGGGCGCCCTGCGCCGCGGCCTGCTGAGCCGGGGCCGCTGA